The Musa acuminata AAA Group cultivar baxijiao chromosome BXJ3-6, Cavendish_Baxijiao_AAA, whole genome shotgun sequence region GTGACATAATAATCATTTCACCAACTGAATCAGGTCCAAAGTTAGACGTAAAACAGAAACCAAGGTGCTGGGGGCATAGGCAAATGTAACGACTTGAGCCAGTGAGATTATACCGTGATGAAATTGCCAGTGTTCTGCCCATCTGCCCGATGGTAGTTGTTTGCTAGGTTCCCTTGGATACCTGCAGGAATTTGCTTGCTGTTGTCAactggtggtggtggagatggttTCTGAGCTGGAGCAGCAGTCTCTCCCACAGATTTGGGAGCCTCTCCACTACCAAATAGGTAGCCCAGAGAACTCTGACCACCTCCGCTGCTTACTCCACGACCCATTCTTTACTTGACAAGCTGCCAATTTTGAGAAGCCACAAGTGTTGAAAAATAAAAGTACATTAACAGGAAGACAAATCAAAATAGCAATAAATTTGACAAACCATAAATAATTCAGCAGGGAGACACCCTAATGTTGATGATATGCAGATGTCCAAGCGTTCAAATAGTTCCACAAGATAAACTTAATTGCTCAGCAGCACTCAAACTCCTTAATTGGATAGGTCTTTCCAGTATACAATTATAGAGGACAAACAAAAAACATGTGACAGATTTGCTCTTTTTGTTCATGCATGTGGACAAAGATAGTTTCCTTAGGTGACCATAACCTTAAGTGGCTTATTTTGGCCTCAAATACCATGGTCGAATAATTTCACGAGTGATGAATCAATTAATTTAGCCAACAATTTCAAATAACAGTTTTTATACATGATCTACAACTTTGATCCTACTGTATCCATTGGCAGTCACGATTAAAGTGGATTCGACAATAACATTAATAACAAACTTTTAACATGAAGTGGCATAGGGCTGACCCAAACCCTAACTTGCCCAACTCTAATGGAGATTTATCATCTATGTGTGGCCTAGGGCAAAACTGGCTTGTTCTAGCATTTTCAATAGCCATTATAGGCATACTAAAATGCCACAACGACGCCTTCATTGTAAGATTAGCTATTTTAgtcctataaatatatataaaagagacAAATGCTTTGGTTTGATGACAGACTAAATCATCATCTTTCTCTCTTGTTTTCTATTTTCTCTTTGGAGATATTAATTCCCACTAGTAGTCAAATGATTGGCGGATATGTGTGCGTGGATAACAAGTTTTGCAATGTTGCATCGACTTTGGGTGCACCAAGAAGTTTTTGAATACTAAAATTTAAATATACAAGGCTTATAGGGCATGAAGGTGACCATCATTTAGAAcaaatcatgaagtccaagacggtCTAAGCCATATTGCAAGGCTCACTCAACACAAACAGTTCTAAAAAGAATATTAAAGAACAGATATAAAATTCTGACATACCATTCACTAATATCCAAATAACTGAAAACTCCTGTGTCCTATTAGCTAAAAGAGTAGGACGTTATTGATCAAAGACGATCTGAACACCATTCAACCCTGTTTGGCCAAGCAAAGCCTAAATTCCAGCGACCCACTCTCCTCAATCCAAGTCCTAATAGGACTCGAACTAGAGCAGCCACCATGCAAGAGAGGTGCGGCAAGAAAATCCTATCTGTGCACGCCCTACAAGGAAAGTCCTTAAACCCTAAGGACTTAGGGCAATCCTCATCCTATAAAAAAAGGGTGTGCTCCTATCGTAAAGTAACCAAAGTAGTCCCCAGCAAGCCCGGTCGGCTCTAGTTATTCCAGCCTTATAATagaaaagagaagagaggagaagagagaagggaagaattctgcATGATGCAACCCATCCATCCCACCGCAGCCTCTTACTCAAGTTCTAGTAACTAAAGATTCCCGTCAAAAGCTTTGCCTAGTTGCTGCAAGTACCCAAAGCCTGCTGCCTACTGTCCAAACCCTAGGAGGAGGCTCCAGTAGCGAAAGAGGAGACCAAAACTGACAACGATACACAAACTAGTGAGAGCACCCAAGTGTTGTCTAAAGATTACTTgcattcatatgtatatataagctTTCTATCATGTTTTTATTTCATTATTTCAAGTCTTGTGGTTAGTACTTTGACTTTACAAACAATAAAGGTTTTTTCTTTCAGTTTTACGCTTGGGCTTTCTACATTAGTTCTCTCCTATGTCAAAATTTCCATCCAAAAGGTGTTATCAAGTCAACGGATTATTGAACCCAAACCCCATACAGTTCAGGTGGTATCAAAAAAACGATCTTCTGGATGGTGACAACGAGACAAGGACACGAAGAATCGAGCGAAGAACTATAGAAGTTGGAGTTCATGCTATAATCACCCAAAAGAAGAAACACAGACAGGATGGCAACCAACAACCCAACGACATTGGCTGACCTCACTGCCCAAATGACAATATTAACCTAGTAGATGGAGATTGTCATGAGCTAGATGGATATCTAAACCAATCCCACAATGAGGAATGATCGCATGAAGAACATCATAGCAAAGAAGAGAGAGATGTCTCCATCCAAGATACGCAGCCACAAGAAGATGTTGCCGAACAGAACATTCCAACAAGGACCCAACCCTTTCGTGTCACATCGACATACCCTCAATGCTAAGGTATTACCCTCACATCGACATACCCCCAATCCCACAGTGATGAATGATCACATGAAGAACATCATAGCAAAGAAGAGAGATGTCTCCATCCAAGATACACAGCCACAAGAAGTTGTTGCTGAACAGAACATTCCAACAAGGACCCAACCCTTTCATGTCACATCGACATACCCTCAATGCTAAGGTATTAGACTCATGGATAGATCAACTTGATACTTATTTTGATCAATATGACTACAACAGCAAGGATAGGGTAATGCTTGCATGACTCAAGTTGACCGGACACGCACTCATATGGAGGAAAGCCTATCTTCGAACCAAAAATGAAGAAGACATGCCATGGACACGATTCAAAATACTCACATAAGAAGAATTCTACCCAAAAGAATATCTCGAAGAAAGATAGAGGATGTGGCTTTACCTACACCAAAGGATCAATCCGTGCAAGAATACACCACCAAGTTCCAACAACAAGCAATGGCACTCGAAATTTCTTTCAACGACCACTCAATGATAATGGAATACACTGTTGGCCTCCATGCCCAGATAAACACAGAACTGAGCCTTCTCAAAACTCACAACATCACAACGACGAGTGTGATGGCAATGACAATTGAGAAAAAGAATTGAACCTGCATCGAGAAGAACACGGGGAAAGCAAAAGGGAAGTACCCAAAAGCCAAAAAGAATCCTGAGAGTGACAAAACCTCATCTTcttccaaaagacatgatttgttTTGCGATCATTGTAAAATTGCAGGATATACACAAGAGAAGTGTTGAAAGGTTCACCCCAAACTCCTTTGGAAGAAGTGGAAGACAAGCAATCAAAATCGACGTACAA contains the following coding sequences:
- the LOC135580956 gene encoding protein SPIRAL1-like 3, translating into MGRGVSSGGGQSSLGYLFGSGEAPKSVGETAAPAQKPSPPPPVDNSKQIPAGIQGNLANNYHRADGQNTGNFITDRPSTKVQAAPGGGSSLGYLFGGGGN